The genome window AACATATGCCATTGCTTTTGAGAATAAGCCAATCCCTCTTCCTTCATGATTTGCTAGGTAAAACAAAGCACCTGTCCCATGTTCTGTGATTTTCTTCATCGATTGTTTCAGTTGGAAACCACAATCACAACGTTTGCTGCCAAATATATCGCCTGTATGACAAATCGAATGCATTCGGATCAATGCTTCTGAATTATTTTCAAAGTCACCATAAACAAGCACACTTGATTGCTGATACTCAGCGAGATTAGAAGACGATAGCTTTTCGATGATTTTCTCATAGTCCTCTGTTACCTCATCATAATTTAACCAGCAATACCATTTAAATTCAACAGTCTCACCATATAAATTAACGGGGAGCTTAATTGGCCCCACCAAGTAAATTGCACGATCATTCGATTTTATTAATTGTATTTTATCCTTTAGAACGGAATAGACTTTAGATTCAAGCTTCATTTTTTCCATGGTATTAACTCCTCTCATATCTTCATTAGTATAGTTAAAAAAGTACCTTTCATCAATATATTAATCTCGAATAATAATTGTATTTTTTTTATTAATTGATTACCTATAATTATGCTGATTTCACGTTTTAGTGTAGGTAATCATTGCAATATTAATACAGTGTAATCTTCGTTAAAAAATGTTTTGATAAATAATATTTTTGGATATCATATCAAGGAAGGGGAAAACTTGGAGAGGTGATGAAATGGTTGAAGTAAGAAAGGGAACAAGAGGAAAAGAAATAATTGTTGAAGAAAATCCATTGTCGAAATGGTTATTTTCTAATACAAACTCAGCATGGATATGGCTGTTATTACGACTGTACCTTGGCTATACGTGGGTAACTGCTGGATTTGGGAAAATCACGAATGATGCCTGGGTAGGAGAAAATGCTGGTACTGCACTTGAAGGATTTATGCTCGGTGTATTAGCTAGTGCTTCTGATGGTGAAGTCGCAGGATGGTATGCCACGTTCCTTGAAAGTGTTGTTATTCCAAACGCAGTTGTATTTTCTTATATGGTTGCATGGGGAGAATTATTGATTGGTCTCGGATTAATCGTTGGTTTATTAACTGGTATTGCTGCTTTCTTTGGTGCACTGATGAATATGTCTTTTTTACTTGCAGGAACTGTTAGTTCAAACCCGGTTATGTTAATCATTGCGATGTTCTTAGTTTTAGCGTGGAAAGTTGCAGGTTGGTATGGAATTGACCGCTGGGCACTCCCGATTTTAGGAACACCTTGGAAAGTTAAGAATAAGGAATAATTGATAAATATCATTAAGAAAATTTGTATATCCCGTTTATGCTGATTCTGGCATAGACGGGATATATTTTTTATTCGTAGTACATATAAACTGTGAACTAACTTATGATAATTTTTACTTTCTGGCCAGTCGCTCCGAAAATATCTATGAATAGCGATTATAATAAAAAGAACTTTTTGCGCTTATAATTCGTATAAACAAATAACACGTGAAAAAAAGGGTGAGTTGATTATGAGGGACTATGAGATAAAAGCATATAATGAAGTACAGGCCTGGCGTGTAAAAGTAATGAAGAAGCCAAGTCTGATCAAAGGCTTTTCAAAGAAGGCACAGAATAAGGTAAACAGCTGGATACCAGAAAAGGCACATAAGATAATTACAGAGGCCATTAAAAATATGGTAAAAGCCACGCTTGCAGGCTCTAATATTACAACTAAGAAACCAACTAAATTGGGAATGAGTCTTTATGAAATGGATGAGGCTTTTAAGGAAAAGCATACGAAATATAGAAAAACAGCAGTTATCGAAGGTGCTGGAACTGGTGCAGGAGGAATTTTTCTTGGTCTTGCAGATTTTCCATTATTATTATCGATAAAAATGAAATTTTTATTTGAAGCAGCAGTAATTTACGGCTTCGATCCAAAGAAATACGAAGAACGCTTATTTCTCTTGCATATTTTTTTGCTTGCATTCTCAAGTGATGCAAAACGGAAAGAAACATTATTTATCCTTGAAAATTGGGAGGAACAGAAAGAGAAGCTACTCGATATGGACTGGCAAGTATTTCAACAAGAATATCGCGATTATATCGATTTAGTGAAGATGTTTCAATTGATTCCGGGAATCGGCGCAGTTGTTGGTGCATACGCGAACTACAATTTGATGGACCAGTTAGCGGAAACAGCTACGAATGTATATCGCATGCGAATTTTAGAAAGGAAGGCTATAGACGGTTAAAAAATCAGCCATTAGGCCGATTTTTACCGAAAGAATAGAAAAGTATAAAAAATTTCCTCTTATAACCCTAGTGAAAAGGGAGACCACGTCCAGCCCCAGCGCCCGTGCTCCTAGCGAGACTTCCCTCACCTCATGACACGATAAAGAAGACTTGTCGATTGGTTACACATGAGGCGTAGTCGCACTTATACACTTGTGGTGAAAGTCAACATCGATTCTGGTTTTAAGGAATGCCGACTAAAAGCAGACCTCGCCAACGTCGGCATACCCCTAAAGTGCAGGGGCATGTTTTCTTTATCCCCTACGAAGGAATGTTCGACCCGTCGAACCACCCCAAACTGCGTGGCGCAGTCCGTACAAAGCTCGAACTAGCTTTAAGCTTTTGTTCTTAGTCTTCCTTTTTTCCTGAAATTCCGTAAAAGAAAATTTTGGTTAGGTCTTCAGAGAAAGGTAACACCATTTGAACAACATTCTCCTGCCCTAAATATTCCTGAAACATTTGTAAATAAAATAATATCGCCTCATTGGATAATGTAGGGTCGATATATCCTTGATTTTTTCCATCGTTTACAAAGTCAATTAATAATGGCAATCCTTCTTTTAGATAAACCTCTTCTACATAGCTTTGTCCGGTTGCATAGTCTTCAAGCAGGTCTTGAAAAAATACATTATTCATTGACTGGTTGGCCATGTTTTTTTCAAAGGAAATCATTTGTTTTATTTTTTCTTCATAGGGAAGGTCACTTGAGAGTAAGACCTTCATCTCATCCCATATTTGATCAACATAAAGCTTGAAGACTAGGTTGATTAAATTTTCCTTACTATCGAAGTAATTATAAATCGTTACCTGTGATACTTTCGCTTCCTTGGCAATTTCAGCAATTGAAACTTTTTGTACACCATTTTCTATAAATAAGGCAAGGGCTGCCCTTAATATATCCTTTTTCTTCTGTTCTCTGCGTCGCTCAAATCCGTCCATATTGTTCACCTCTATAGTATTTTAAACAAATATATGAAATATAACAATACAAATAGTTCATAAAATGGTTGCAATGGGAATAAATTAAACATATTATGAAATATAAATAGTTAAATATTTCATAATTAAGGAAGGATGATGATAAATGAGTGTTCTAACTGCAAAGAATCTATCAAAGCAATTTGGGAATTTTACGGCATTAGATGGGGTAGACATGGAGCTTCATTCGGGTGAAGTCTATGGGTTTATTGGTCCAAATGGTGCTGGGAAATCGACAACGATACGAATATTGCTTGGAATGTTAAAGGCTACCGCTGGAGAGGCGCAGATTTTTGGTAAGGATGTGTGGAAAGATGCGGTCAACATTCATAAGCGAATTGCCTATGTTCCTGGTGATGTGAATCTTTGGCCAAACTTGACCGGTGGTGAGGTAATCGATCTTTTTATGAAAATGCGCGGAACTACAAATCATGCTAGAAGAGAAGAATTAATTGAGCGGTTTAACTTCGATCCATCGAAGAAAAGCAGAACATATTCTAAAGGAAACAGGCAGAAGGTTGCGCTTATTGCTGCCTTCGCATCGGATGCAGATTTATATATTTTAGATGAACCGACTTCAGGACTGGATCCATTAATGGAAAGAATTTTCCAGGAATGTGTAATGGACGTAAAGGAGCAAGGAAAAACAGTACTTCTATCCAGCCATATTTTATCCGAGGTAGAAAAGTTATGTGACCGTGTAGCAATAATACGTGGAGGGAAAATTATTGAAAAAGGGACATTAGATGAACTGCGCTATCTGACACGCACGAATTTAACGATTCAAACAAAAGAATCGATAACAGAGCTATATGAAATGAAAGGGATTTACAATATTGAGAAGAAAGGAATGGAGGTTTCCTTCCAGTTAGATACAGATGAAATGGATAGCTTAATTCGTTATATTAGTCAGTTTGGAATTGTGAAACTGGAAAGTGCTCCACCGACGCTAGAGGATTTATTTATGCGCCATTATCAAGGCAGGGAGCATACCCCTGCTAGAGTGGAGGGTTTCCGATAATGTATCGACAACTTTTTAAAGGAACAGGTTATCTAACGAAATTAATGATTCGGCAAAATCGGCTCAAGCTGTTTCTTTGGCTAATCGGATTAGTGGCTGTGACATTATCAGTAGCTGCAGCATATCCAGATATTTATCCGAATGAAGAGGCACGAGCAGCTTTCTCTTTAACGATGGCAAATCCTGCGATGATCGCGATGCTTGGTGTAGGGTATGATGATTTTGCAACAATTGGTTCATTATTTGCTCAGGAAATGTTACTTTTTACAGCTATTGCGGTCGCGATAATGAATATTTTACTTGTTGGACGGAGTACAAGAGCAGATGAAGAGGATGGTCGCGTTGAATTAATTCGCTCACTGCCAGTGGGCCGACTCGCATATTTAAATGGAGCGATAATTTTTATTGTATTAACGAATGTTTTACTGGCTGTTCTAATTGCAGCGGGTATCTCGCTGTTAGGTATTGAAGGAATGGATACAGAGGGTGCCTTTTTATATGGCACAATTCTTGGGGCTTCTGGTTTGATTTTTGCTGGAATTACTGCACTATTTGCTCAGCTTGCTGAAACCTCCAGAGGAGCTAGCATGCTTTCCTTCGCAGTTTTGATTGCAGCTTATCTGGCACGTGCAATCGGTGATGTAAGCAGTGAGGCATTATCACTCATTTCGCCTCTTGGATGGACAGTAAGGACGGGAGTATTTGTAGAAAATAATTGGTGGCCAGTATATATAACCGTTGCTATTGCATTTATAATTGGAATCTCCGCATATTACTTAAATTCGATTCGGGATATTGAGTCTGGATTTATCCCGGAAAGAAAAGGGAGCATACATGCTTCTGGTTTTCTGCAAACAACGATTGGCCTTGCATTCCGATTACAACGGACAAATATTATTTCGTGGGCGATTGGATTATTTCTGTTAGGTGCTTCATTTGGTGCTATTCTAGGAGATTTTGAAACATATTTTGCAGACCTTGAGATTATACAGGCCTTTTTATCAGACAATACAGATCAATCAATGACGGAACAGTTTATTGTCTTGCTGATGGCGATTATGGCATTAATCAGTACAGTTCCAGTAGTAATGACAGTATTGAAGTTAAAGAGTGAGGAGAATAAAAATTTAACAGAAAACTACTTTAGTCGTTCTGTATCTCGTACTAGTTTACTAGGAAGTTATATCACAT of Oceanobacillus zhaokaii contains these proteins:
- a CDS encoding TetR/AcrR family transcriptional regulator, giving the protein MDGFERRREQKKKDILRAALALFIENGVQKVSIAEIAKEAKVSQVTIYNYFDSKENLINLVFKLYVDQIWDEMKVLLSSDLPYEEKIKQMISFEKNMANQSMNNVFFQDLLEDYATGQSYVEEVYLKEGLPLLIDFVNDGKNQGYIDPTLSNEAILFYLQMFQEYLGQENVVQMVLPFSEDLTKIFFYGISGKKED
- a CDS encoding ABC transporter ATP-binding protein codes for the protein MSVLTAKNLSKQFGNFTALDGVDMELHSGEVYGFIGPNGAGKSTTIRILLGMLKATAGEAQIFGKDVWKDAVNIHKRIAYVPGDVNLWPNLTGGEVIDLFMKMRGTTNHARREELIERFNFDPSKKSRTYSKGNRQKVALIAAFASDADLYILDEPTSGLDPLMERIFQECVMDVKEQGKTVLLSSHILSEVEKLCDRVAIIRGGKIIEKGTLDELRYLTRTNLTIQTKESITELYEMKGIYNIEKKGMEVSFQLDTDEMDSLIRYISQFGIVKLESAPPTLEDLFMRHYQGREHTPARVEGFR
- a CDS encoding GTP cyclohydrolase II yields the protein MEKMKLESKVYSVLKDKIQLIKSNDRAIYLVGPIKLPVNLYGETVEFKWYCWLNYDEVTEDYEKIIEKLSSSNLAEYQQSSVLVYGDFENNSEALIRMHSICHTGDIFGSKRCDCGFQLKQSMKKITEHGTGALFYLANHEGRGIGLFSKAMAYVLQENGYDTVEANESLGFVNDSRNYEDAIQVLKSLRTKPVTLITNNPNKLEALVNSGMFVAGRVPLWGDISEYNEKYLQTKIIKSGHLEAEGNCSNE
- a CDS encoding DoxX family protein — protein: MVEVRKGTRGKEIIVEENPLSKWLFSNTNSAWIWLLLRLYLGYTWVTAGFGKITNDAWVGENAGTALEGFMLGVLASASDGEVAGWYATFLESVVIPNAVVFSYMVAWGELLIGLGLIVGLLTGIAAFFGALMNMSFLLAGTVSSNPVMLIIAMFLVLAWKVAGWYGIDRWALPILGTPWKVKNKE
- a CDS encoding ABC transporter permease, encoding MYRQLFKGTGYLTKLMIRQNRLKLFLWLIGLVAVTLSVAAAYPDIYPNEEARAAFSLTMANPAMIAMLGVGYDDFATIGSLFAQEMLLFTAIAVAIMNILLVGRSTRADEEDGRVELIRSLPVGRLAYLNGAIIFIVLTNVLLAVLIAAGISLLGIEGMDTEGAFLYGTILGASGLIFAGITALFAQLAETSRGASMLSFAVLIAAYLARAIGDVSSEALSLISPLGWTVRTGVFVENNWWPVYITVAIAFIIGISAYYLNSIRDIESGFIPERKGSIHASGFLQTTIGLAFRLQRTNIISWAIGLFLLGASFGAILGDFETYFADLEIIQAFLSDNTDQSMTEQFIVLLMAIMALISTVPVVMTVLKLKSEENKNLTENYFSRSVSRTSLLGSYITLSIVVSFIMQAAVALGLWSAGVLVMDEPLALGTALGAAFIYLPAMWAMMGLAVFLIGISPKATGLAWLYMIYGFIVIYLGGILEFPDWMNNLSAFHHIPQVPVEDMDYLRTSIMVMISAILLVLGSLSYRRRDIQG
- a CDS encoding EcsC family protein; its protein translation is MRDYEIKAYNEVQAWRVKVMKKPSLIKGFSKKAQNKVNSWIPEKAHKIITEAIKNMVKATLAGSNITTKKPTKLGMSLYEMDEAFKEKHTKYRKTAVIEGAGTGAGGIFLGLADFPLLLSIKMKFLFEAAVIYGFDPKKYEERLFLLHIFLLAFSSDAKRKETLFILENWEEQKEKLLDMDWQVFQQEYRDYIDLVKMFQLIPGIGAVVGAYANYNLMDQLAETATNVYRMRILERKAIDG